In Phacochoerus africanus isolate WHEZ1 chromosome 1, ROS_Pafr_v1, whole genome shotgun sequence, the following are encoded in one genomic region:
- the LOC125125479 gene encoding 40S ribosomal protein S15a-like, whose product MVCMNVLADALKSISNAKKRDKCQVIRPCSKAIVRFLTVMMKHGYIGEFEIISDHRAGQIVVNLTGRLNKCGVISPRFDVHLKDPEKWQNNLLPSHLFGFIVLKASAGIMDHEEARWKHTERKIPGLFF is encoded by the coding sequence ATGGTGTGCATGAATGTCCTGGCTGATGCCCTCAAGAGCATCAGCAATGccaaaaagagagacaaatgccAGGTTATTAGGCCATGCTCCAAAGCCATTGTTAGGTTTCTAACTGTGATGATGAAGCATGGTTACATTGGCGAATTTGAAATCATCAGTGATCATAGAGCTGGACAGATTGTTGTGAACCTCACAGGCAGACTAAATAAGTGTGGAGTCATCAGCCCCAGGTTTGATGTGCATCTCAAAGATCCAGAAAAATGGCAGAATAACCTGCTCCCGTCCCATCTGTTTGGGTTCATTGTACTTAAAGCCTCAGCTGGTATCATGGACCATGAAGAAGCAAGATGGAAacatacagaaaggaaaatcccTGGACTCTTTTTCTAG